Proteins encoded in a region of the Neodiprion lecontei isolate iyNeoLeco1 chromosome 5, iyNeoLeco1.1, whole genome shotgun sequence genome:
- the LOC107226010 gene encoding ATP-binding cassette sub-family C member 4 isoform X3 produces the protein MIEKTFGSQGLHMTAGEFSNMDEKKKRGRRNPKETANFLSWLCFGWTLPIFSKGVKRGLQISDLYDPLKANRSVALGDRLEMEWKKELTKMEKHPNSKRQPSLVWALFRMFWVPFMLQGVLFVVLLLGLKIFEPICQRWIISYFDSGEKLMPQNEALLYVLTLTLLTLGIIFIDHHNTLRTQELGMCIRIACCSMIYRKLLRLHLTTVKNAAAGKVANLISNDVARFDDVLNYLHLVWIMPLQTILIGYVIWQSVGIATLAGVAAMIIQTLPVQSYLTHISAKLRSKIADRTDERVQIMSELISGIQVVKMYAWEKPFELIVSRVRKLEIKLIAHSSYLRAALVGMIELTGRGTNYVTMITFVLMGHLLTAEIVFPVATLLNTLRVTCAAELPTAVTSAGEAAVSLRRITEFLLLDEVKGMECVERPVPKGLVKNNANNVTNVILKNEADVEMKSLLRNERKSMVKIEQTEDSGIEIVKNRTGDELRHEIGVELVNVAANWISDQLPPTLCEVSLKIKSKSLSVVAGPVGSGKSSLLHLLLGELSVGAGRVSFSSGGGSKKTKINSRDIRISYTSQVPWLFSASIRDNILFGQPYDEKRYQEVTRVCALVKDFEQLPQGDLSFVGERGASLSGGQKARVNLARAVYKDADLYLLDDPLSAVDAHVGRHLFEKCLKGFLNGKTRLLVTHQLQFLQHVDNIIFIDRGTVVLQGTYDEIADAGLHVLDFLKTEKTDENEEAQDRHEDNITEKTTHTAATDIFEPIEPSESIEESEKLSDEKVATGIISTGIYKSYFLAGGNICSLIFLVIIFIIAQVMISASDYWLTYWTNHNILKDRLQSNDSIANEEAKSNWFNEDGLLRIDVAIQVCTALFIASIFFFMLRGFLFMRTCMNASCNIHNSMFSNLLCAPMRFFNTNPAGRILNRFSKDVGAMDEFLPKAMLETLQIFFAIIGIFCIVIFFIPLAIVPVIIISGVLYLVTITTLKTAQSIKRLEGIAKSPVFSHVGSTLDGLTTVRSSGAKIIDMLRQEFDLRQDLHTGAWYMTIATSTAFGFALDMLSCFFTSFVCFSLILLDDGNFLSGSAGLVITQCLLMTSTLQFGVKKFAMVVSQMTSVERILHYTDLPKEGPFITDKPPPSTWPSKGDLVFNRVSMRYADDKPPVLKDVSMNIKPGWKVGIVGRTGAGKSSLISALFRLTGDGLEGDIFLDGIDTKTIGLQELRPRISIIPQEPILFSASLRYNLDPFNEYSDSELWDSLREVELGDSVSSLDFQVDEGGANFSVGQRQLICLARAILRNNRLLVLDEATANIDRSTDALIQSTVRRRFSDCTVLTIAHRLNTVMDNDRVLVMDGGCIVEFGPPNLLLENPNGLFTQMLKQTSKRTSENPS, from the exons atgattgaaaaaacttttgggTCTCAAGGACTCCAT ATGACGGCaggtgaattttcaaacatggacgagaaaaagaaacgcgGGCGCAGAAACCCTAAAGAAACAGCGAATTTTCTGAGCTGGTTGTGTTTCGG GTGGACGTTACCGATTTTTTCCAAAGGAGTCAAACGCGGCTTGCAGATATCAGATTTATACGATCCCCTGAAAGCTAATAGATCCGTTGCTCTCGGTGACCGTTTGGAAAT GGAATGGAAGAAGGAATTAACGAAGATGGAAAAGCACCCGAACTCAAAGAGACAGCCAAGTTTGGTGTGGGCACTGTTCAGGATGTTCTGGGTTCCGTTCATGCTGCAAGGAGTGCTTTTCGTGGTTCTGTTGCTCggactgaaaatcttcgagcCAATATGCCAGAGATGGATTATCAGCTACTTCGATTCCGGGGAAAAGTTGATGCCCCAAAACGAAGCTCTCCTCTACGTTCTCACTTTGACTTTACTCACTCTCGGTATAATATTCATCGATCATCACAACACTCTGCGCACTCAGGAACTTGGAATGTGCATCAGGATTGCGTGCTGTTCGATGATATACAGAAAG CTTCTACGTCTCCATTTGACCACGGTGAAGAATGCTGCTGCGGGAAAAGTTGCCAATTTGATAAGTAACGATGTGGCTCGATTTGACGATGTTCTAAACTATCTTCACCTTGTTTGGATCATGCCGTTACAG ACGATATTGATAGGATATGTGATATGGCAGTCTGTGGGCATAGCAACGTTAGCCGGGGTGGCAGCGATGATAATTCAGACTTTGCCAGTCCAATCGTACCTGACCCACATAAGCGCGAAGCTGCGATCGAAGATTGCAGACAGAACTGACGAGAGAGTACAGATCATGAGCGAGTTGATTTCCGGGATACAG GTAGTTAAGATGTATGCATGGGAAAAACCGTTCGAACTGATAGTATCCAGAGTTCGAAAATTGGAGATAAAATTGATTGCTCACTCGTCTTACCTGAGAGCAGCATTGGTCGGCATGATAGAACTCACGGGACGAGGCACAAACTACGTAACTATGATAACGTTTGTACTGATGGGTCATCTTCTGACTGCTGAAATAGTGTTTCCTGTGGCTACTCTGCTCAATACACTGCGAGTAACATGTGCCGCGGAACTGCCGACAGCAGTTACCTCGGCTGGTGAGGCCGCTGTGTCTTTGAGAAGAATAACG GAATTTTTACTGTTGGACGAAGTAAAAGGAATGGAATGTGTCGAAAGACCAGTCCCTAAAGGCCTGGTAAAAAATAATGCCAATAATGTGACAAATGTTATACTCAAGAATGAGGCAGATGTCGAAATG AAGTCTCTTCTgcgaaacgaaagaaaatccATGGTCAAAATTGAACAAACCGAGGACAGTGGAATAGAGATTGTGAAAAACAGAACTGGTGATGAGTTGAGGCATGAAATTGGTGTCGAATTGGTCAATGTTGCTGCAAACTGGATTAGCGATCAGCTGCCACCAACTTTATGCGAAgtgtcgttgaaaataaagagtAAATCGCTTTCCGTTGTCGCGGGGCCCGTTGGCTCAGGAAAGTCATCATTGCTGCATCTGCTCCTAGGCGAGTTGTCGGTCGGAGCTGGCAGAGTGTCGTTTAGCAGTGGCGGTGGCAGTAAGAAGACTAAAATCAATAGCCGAGATATTCGTATATCTTACACCAGTCAAGTTCCATGGCTTTTTTCGGCCTCCATACGCGACAACATTTTATTTGGCCAGCCCTACGACGAAAAACGATACCAAGAA GTGACAAGAGTTTGCGCGCTCGTTAAAGACTTCGAGCAGCTGCCTCAGGGGGACCTGAGCTTTGTTGGGGAGAGAGGAGCCTCTCTGTCAGGAGGCCAAAAAGCTCGGGTCAATCTGGCCAGAGCCGTTTACAAAGACGCTGATCTTTACTTGCTCGACGATCCTCTGAGCGCTGTTGATGCTCACGTCGGTcgtcatttgtttgaaaaatgccTCAAAGGTTTTCTGAATGGCAAAACCCGGCTTCTGGTTACTCATCAGTTGCAATTTCTACAGCACGTTGACaatatcatttttatcgaccgt ggtACCGTTGTGCTTCAAGGAACATACGATGAGATAGCCGATGCTGGCTTACATGTATTAGATTTtctaaaaacagaaaaaactGACGAAAATGAAGAAGCGCAAGACAGACACGAGGACAACATAACCGAAAAG ACAACGCATACAGCTGCAACTGACATTTTTGAGCCAATCGAACCTTCTGAAAGTATTGAAGAATCGGAGAAGCTCAGCGACGAAAAGGTCGCGACGGGAATAATATCGACAGGGATATACAAGAGTTATTTCTTGGCAGGGGGAAATATTTGTTCGTTGATCTTtctcgttataattttcataataGCTCAAGTAATGATAAGTGCTAGTGATTATTGGCTAACCTACTGGACGAATCACAATATTCTTAAAGATCGGTTGCAATCGAACGATTCCATTGCTAATGAAGAAGCTAAATCGAATTGGTTTAATGAGGACGGGCTGCTTCGTATAGACGTTGCGATTCAAGTGTGTACAGCGTTATTCATAGCCagcattttcttcttcatgCTGCGCGGCTTTCTCTTCATGAGAACTTGCATGAACGCCAGTTGCAACATACACAACTCCATGTTTTCAAACCTTTTATGTGCGCCAATGAGATTCTTCAATACGAATCCGGCTG GGAGAATCTTGAACCGATTTTCGAAGGACGTGGGTGCAATGGATGAATTCTTACCAAAAGCAATGCTAGAGACacttcagatttttttcgctaTTATTGGAATCTTCTGTATTGTGATATTCTTTATACCCTTGGCGATTGTGCCCGTGATTATCATTAGTGGAGTTTTGTATTTAGTGACGATCACGACCCTCAAGACTGCCCAGAGCATCAAACGACTGGAAGGAATTG CCAAGAGTCCAGTTTTCTCGCATGTCGGTTCTACTCTGGACGGATTAACGACAGTACGAAGCAGTGGTGCGAAGATCATAGACATGCTGCGGCAGGAATTCGATCTTCGCCAAGATTTGCACACTGGTGCATGGTATATGACAATTGCTACGTCGACTGCCTTCGGATTCGCCCTCGATATGCTTTCGTGCTTTTTCACGAGTTTCGTTTGCTTCTCGTTAATCCTTTTGGACGATG GCAATTTTCTGAGCGGATCTGCGGGTCTGGTGATTACACAATGCTTGCTTATGACTAGCACGCTGCAATTTGGAGTGAAGAAATTTGCCATGGTGGTTTCGCAGATGACTTCAGTGGAGAGAATTCTTCACTATACTGATTTACCCAAAGAAGGACCGTTCATCACTGACAAACCTCCGCCGTCTACTTGGCCTTCTAAGGGTGACTTGGTCTTCAATCGTGTATCGATGAGATACGCTGACGACAAACCACCAGTATTGAAG GATGTCAGCATGAATATAAAGCCCGGGTGGAAAGTTGGCATAGTGGGAAGAACCGGGGCTGGGAAATCTTCCCTCATCTCGGCACTGTTCCGTTTGACTGGAGATGGACTGGAAGGTGACATCTTTCTGGACGGAATAGATACGAAGACGATCGGATTGCAAGAGCTGCGCCCCCGCATTTCGATCATACCCCAGGAGCCAATCTTGTTCTCAGCAAGTCTTCGCTACAACTTGGATCCATTTAATGAATACTCGGATTCAGAGTTGTGGGATAGTCTACGGGAAGTAGAACTTGGGGACTCGGTATCGTCCCTCGACTTTCAAGTAGACGAGGGTGGTGCTAATTTCAGCGTAGGACAGCGCCAGTTGATATGCTTGGCCAGAGCAATCCTCAGAAACAATCGGCTTCTCGTGCTCGATGAAGCTACTGCGAACATCGACCGAAG CACCGACGCTCTTATCCAGAGTACCGTAAGACGGAGATTTTCTGATTGTACGGTACTAACGATAGCCCATCGATTGAATACGGTAATGGACAATGATCGAGTCTTGGTCATGGATGGAGGTTGCATCGTG GAATTCGGTCCTCCAAATTTGCTGTTGGAAAATCCAAATGGTCTCTTTACGCAAATGCTTAAACAAACTTCAAAAAGAACCTCGGAAAATCCTTCCTAG
- the LOC107226010 gene encoding ATP-binding cassette sub-family C member 4 isoform X5: MMTAGEFSNMDEKKKRGRRNPKETANFLSWLCFGWTLPIFSKGVKRGLQISDLYDPLKANRSVALGDRLEMEWKKELTKMEKHPNSKRQPSLVWALFRMFWVPFMLQGVLFVVLLLGLKIFEPICQRWIISYFDSGEKLMPQNEALLYVLTLTLLTLGIIFIDHHNTLRTQELGMCIRIACCSMIYRKLLRLHLTTVKNAAAGKVANLISNDVARFDDVLNYLHLVWIMPLQTILIGYVIWQSVGIATLAGVAAMIIQTLPVQSYLTHISAKLRSKIADRTDERVQIMSELISGIQVVKMYAWEKPFELIVSRVRKLEIKLIAHSSYLRAALVGMIELTGRGTNYVTMITFVLMGHLLTAEIVFPVATLLNTLRVTCAAELPTAVTSAGEAAVSLRRITEFLLLDEVKGMECVERPVPKGLVKNNANNVTNVILKNEADVEMKSLLRNERKSMVKIEQTEDSGIEIVKNRTGDELRHEIGVELVNVAANWISDQLPPTLCEVSLKIKSKSLSVVAGPVGSGKSSLLHLLLGELSVGAGRVSFSSGGGSKKTKINSRDIRISYTSQVPWLFSASIRDNILFGQPYDEKRYQEVTRVCALVKDFEQLPQGDLSFVGERGASLSGGQKARVNLARAVYKDADLYLLDDPLSAVDAHVGRHLFEKCLKGFLNGKTRLLVTHQLQFLQHVDNIIFIDRGTVVLQGTYDEIADAGLHVLDFLKTEKTDENEEAQDRHEDNITEKTTHTAATDIFEPIEPSESIEESEKLSDEKVATGIISTGIYKSYFLAGGNICSLIFLVIIFIIAQVMISASDYWLTYWTNHNILKDRLQSNDSIANEEAKSNWFNEDGLLRIDVAIQVCTALFIASIFFFMLRGFLFMRTCMNASCNIHNSMFSNLLCAPMRFFNTNPAGRILNRFSKDVGAMDEFLPKAMLETLQIFFAIIGIFCIVIFFIPLAIVPVIIISGVLYLVTITTLKTAQSIKRLEGIAKSPVFSHVGSTLDGLTTVRSSGAKIIDMLRQEFDLRQDLHTGAWYMTIATSTAFGFALDMLSCFFTSFVCFSLILLDDGNFLSGSAGLVITQCLLMTSTLQFGVKKFAMVVSQMTSVERILHYTDLPKEGPFITDKPPPSTWPSKGDLVFNRVSMRYADDKPPVLKDVSMNIKPGWKVGIVGRTGAGKSSLISALFRLTGDGLEGDIFLDGIDTKTIGLQELRPRISIIPQEPILFSASLRYNLDPFNEYSDSELWDSLREVELGDSVSSLDFQVDEGGANFSVGQRQLICLARAILRNNRLLVLDEATANIDRSTDALIQSTVRRRFSDCTVLTIAHRLNTVMDNDRVLVMDGGCIVEFGPPNLLLENPNGLFTQMLKQTSKRTSENPS; the protein is encoded by the exons ATG ATGACGGCaggtgaattttcaaacatggacgagaaaaagaaacgcgGGCGCAGAAACCCTAAAGAAACAGCGAATTTTCTGAGCTGGTTGTGTTTCGG GTGGACGTTACCGATTTTTTCCAAAGGAGTCAAACGCGGCTTGCAGATATCAGATTTATACGATCCCCTGAAAGCTAATAGATCCGTTGCTCTCGGTGACCGTTTGGAAAT GGAATGGAAGAAGGAATTAACGAAGATGGAAAAGCACCCGAACTCAAAGAGACAGCCAAGTTTGGTGTGGGCACTGTTCAGGATGTTCTGGGTTCCGTTCATGCTGCAAGGAGTGCTTTTCGTGGTTCTGTTGCTCggactgaaaatcttcgagcCAATATGCCAGAGATGGATTATCAGCTACTTCGATTCCGGGGAAAAGTTGATGCCCCAAAACGAAGCTCTCCTCTACGTTCTCACTTTGACTTTACTCACTCTCGGTATAATATTCATCGATCATCACAACACTCTGCGCACTCAGGAACTTGGAATGTGCATCAGGATTGCGTGCTGTTCGATGATATACAGAAAG CTTCTACGTCTCCATTTGACCACGGTGAAGAATGCTGCTGCGGGAAAAGTTGCCAATTTGATAAGTAACGATGTGGCTCGATTTGACGATGTTCTAAACTATCTTCACCTTGTTTGGATCATGCCGTTACAG ACGATATTGATAGGATATGTGATATGGCAGTCTGTGGGCATAGCAACGTTAGCCGGGGTGGCAGCGATGATAATTCAGACTTTGCCAGTCCAATCGTACCTGACCCACATAAGCGCGAAGCTGCGATCGAAGATTGCAGACAGAACTGACGAGAGAGTACAGATCATGAGCGAGTTGATTTCCGGGATACAG GTAGTTAAGATGTATGCATGGGAAAAACCGTTCGAACTGATAGTATCCAGAGTTCGAAAATTGGAGATAAAATTGATTGCTCACTCGTCTTACCTGAGAGCAGCATTGGTCGGCATGATAGAACTCACGGGACGAGGCACAAACTACGTAACTATGATAACGTTTGTACTGATGGGTCATCTTCTGACTGCTGAAATAGTGTTTCCTGTGGCTACTCTGCTCAATACACTGCGAGTAACATGTGCCGCGGAACTGCCGACAGCAGTTACCTCGGCTGGTGAGGCCGCTGTGTCTTTGAGAAGAATAACG GAATTTTTACTGTTGGACGAAGTAAAAGGAATGGAATGTGTCGAAAGACCAGTCCCTAAAGGCCTGGTAAAAAATAATGCCAATAATGTGACAAATGTTATACTCAAGAATGAGGCAGATGTCGAAATG AAGTCTCTTCTgcgaaacgaaagaaaatccATGGTCAAAATTGAACAAACCGAGGACAGTGGAATAGAGATTGTGAAAAACAGAACTGGTGATGAGTTGAGGCATGAAATTGGTGTCGAATTGGTCAATGTTGCTGCAAACTGGATTAGCGATCAGCTGCCACCAACTTTATGCGAAgtgtcgttgaaaataaagagtAAATCGCTTTCCGTTGTCGCGGGGCCCGTTGGCTCAGGAAAGTCATCATTGCTGCATCTGCTCCTAGGCGAGTTGTCGGTCGGAGCTGGCAGAGTGTCGTTTAGCAGTGGCGGTGGCAGTAAGAAGACTAAAATCAATAGCCGAGATATTCGTATATCTTACACCAGTCAAGTTCCATGGCTTTTTTCGGCCTCCATACGCGACAACATTTTATTTGGCCAGCCCTACGACGAAAAACGATACCAAGAA GTGACAAGAGTTTGCGCGCTCGTTAAAGACTTCGAGCAGCTGCCTCAGGGGGACCTGAGCTTTGTTGGGGAGAGAGGAGCCTCTCTGTCAGGAGGCCAAAAAGCTCGGGTCAATCTGGCCAGAGCCGTTTACAAAGACGCTGATCTTTACTTGCTCGACGATCCTCTGAGCGCTGTTGATGCTCACGTCGGTcgtcatttgtttgaaaaatgccTCAAAGGTTTTCTGAATGGCAAAACCCGGCTTCTGGTTACTCATCAGTTGCAATTTCTACAGCACGTTGACaatatcatttttatcgaccgt ggtACCGTTGTGCTTCAAGGAACATACGATGAGATAGCCGATGCTGGCTTACATGTATTAGATTTtctaaaaacagaaaaaactGACGAAAATGAAGAAGCGCAAGACAGACACGAGGACAACATAACCGAAAAG ACAACGCATACAGCTGCAACTGACATTTTTGAGCCAATCGAACCTTCTGAAAGTATTGAAGAATCGGAGAAGCTCAGCGACGAAAAGGTCGCGACGGGAATAATATCGACAGGGATATACAAGAGTTATTTCTTGGCAGGGGGAAATATTTGTTCGTTGATCTTtctcgttataattttcataataGCTCAAGTAATGATAAGTGCTAGTGATTATTGGCTAACCTACTGGACGAATCACAATATTCTTAAAGATCGGTTGCAATCGAACGATTCCATTGCTAATGAAGAAGCTAAATCGAATTGGTTTAATGAGGACGGGCTGCTTCGTATAGACGTTGCGATTCAAGTGTGTACAGCGTTATTCATAGCCagcattttcttcttcatgCTGCGCGGCTTTCTCTTCATGAGAACTTGCATGAACGCCAGTTGCAACATACACAACTCCATGTTTTCAAACCTTTTATGTGCGCCAATGAGATTCTTCAATACGAATCCGGCTG GGAGAATCTTGAACCGATTTTCGAAGGACGTGGGTGCAATGGATGAATTCTTACCAAAAGCAATGCTAGAGACacttcagatttttttcgctaTTATTGGAATCTTCTGTATTGTGATATTCTTTATACCCTTGGCGATTGTGCCCGTGATTATCATTAGTGGAGTTTTGTATTTAGTGACGATCACGACCCTCAAGACTGCCCAGAGCATCAAACGACTGGAAGGAATTG CCAAGAGTCCAGTTTTCTCGCATGTCGGTTCTACTCTGGACGGATTAACGACAGTACGAAGCAGTGGTGCGAAGATCATAGACATGCTGCGGCAGGAATTCGATCTTCGCCAAGATTTGCACACTGGTGCATGGTATATGACAATTGCTACGTCGACTGCCTTCGGATTCGCCCTCGATATGCTTTCGTGCTTTTTCACGAGTTTCGTTTGCTTCTCGTTAATCCTTTTGGACGATG GCAATTTTCTGAGCGGATCTGCGGGTCTGGTGATTACACAATGCTTGCTTATGACTAGCACGCTGCAATTTGGAGTGAAGAAATTTGCCATGGTGGTTTCGCAGATGACTTCAGTGGAGAGAATTCTTCACTATACTGATTTACCCAAAGAAGGACCGTTCATCACTGACAAACCTCCGCCGTCTACTTGGCCTTCTAAGGGTGACTTGGTCTTCAATCGTGTATCGATGAGATACGCTGACGACAAACCACCAGTATTGAAG GATGTCAGCATGAATATAAAGCCCGGGTGGAAAGTTGGCATAGTGGGAAGAACCGGGGCTGGGAAATCTTCCCTCATCTCGGCACTGTTCCGTTTGACTGGAGATGGACTGGAAGGTGACATCTTTCTGGACGGAATAGATACGAAGACGATCGGATTGCAAGAGCTGCGCCCCCGCATTTCGATCATACCCCAGGAGCCAATCTTGTTCTCAGCAAGTCTTCGCTACAACTTGGATCCATTTAATGAATACTCGGATTCAGAGTTGTGGGATAGTCTACGGGAAGTAGAACTTGGGGACTCGGTATCGTCCCTCGACTTTCAAGTAGACGAGGGTGGTGCTAATTTCAGCGTAGGACAGCGCCAGTTGATATGCTTGGCCAGAGCAATCCTCAGAAACAATCGGCTTCTCGTGCTCGATGAAGCTACTGCGAACATCGACCGAAG CACCGACGCTCTTATCCAGAGTACCGTAAGACGGAGATTTTCTGATTGTACGGTACTAACGATAGCCCATCGATTGAATACGGTAATGGACAATGATCGAGTCTTGGTCATGGATGGAGGTTGCATCGTG GAATTCGGTCCTCCAAATTTGCTGTTGGAAAATCCAAATGGTCTCTTTACGCAAATGCTTAAACAAACTTCAAAAAGAACCTCGGAAAATCCTTCCTAG